From a region of the Helicobacter hepaticus ATCC 51449 genome:
- a CDS encoding carbon-nitrogen hydrolase family protein: protein MNVALLQLPSLMSSDTKLEKYFQTCKAKKVKLVALGEYVLNPFFKEFDTTNPKEMAHTLSADTLSVLHKLSKKYKLDIIAPLLMREQNKLYKSIALIQNDKAQFYHQQKLIAYPHWNEKAFFDNKVSKSPQTPLIFEKDGFKIGIVAGFEIHFDEIWLKLKKAQVDVVFLPCSNTFNSKMRWRNLCQMRAFLNSMAILRINRVGELYYEQTPWRFYGDSLFINANGHIEESLGDKEEMMLVGLDLTHIHQIQKEWQFRE from the coding sequence ATGAATGTCGCGCTTTTACAGCTTCCATCACTTATGTCCTCTGACACAAAGCTTGAAAAATATTTTCAAACTTGCAAAGCGAAAAAAGTCAAGCTTGTAGCTCTTGGAGAATATGTCCTTAATCCTTTTTTTAAAGAATTTGACACCACAAACCCTAAAGAAATGGCGCATACTCTCTCTGCCGATACGCTTTCTGTGCTCCATAAACTCTCTAAAAAATACAAACTTGATATTATCGCTCCACTACTTATGAGAGAACAAAATAAACTTTATAAATCTATCGCTCTTATTCAAAATGACAAAGCACAATTTTATCATCAGCAAAAACTCATTGCTTATCCACATTGGAACGAAAAAGCCTTTTTTGATAATAAAGTCTCAAAATCCCCGCAAACACCGCTTATTTTTGAAAAAGATGGCTTTAAAATAGGTATTGTCGCAGGCTTTGAAATACATTTTGATGAAATATGGCTCAAGCTTAAAAAAGCGCAGGTAGATGTGGTATTCTTGCCTTGTAGTAATACTTTTAATTCCAAGATGCGATGGCGCAATCTCTGTCAAATGCGTGCTTTCCTTAACTCTATGGCAATCTTGCGCATTAATCGCGTTGGGGAGCTTTATTATGAGCAAACGCCTTGGAGATTCTATGGAGATAGTCTTTTTATCAACGCAAATGGGCATATTGAAGAAAGCTTAGGTGATAAAGAAGAAATGATGCTTGTTGGGCTTGATTTAACACATATTCATCAAATACAAAAAGAATGGCAGTTTAGAGAATAA
- a CDS encoding 3'-5' exonuclease — protein MTYQQLFEKLRQKPMSEAQFYTYVKNIGGLYADIASELELLKGSGAPLYVQKHNGESYFSLSTQHQEWQKGNLVFVDIETNGAKPQQCQIIEIGALKVKGGEIIDKFESYVYADEVPENITQLTGICQADIAYAPSIKEVLGEFRAFLGTDVFVAHNVNFDYGFVDYHLRQCGLFGLLNPKLCTIELAKKTILSPRYALGFLNEFLGIRTAVTHRAYADALTSFRVFEIASMMFPPFVKSMQDLIDFSKGRLKLDYTTPFIYQNKH, from the coding sequence ATGACATATCAGCAGCTTTTTGAAAAACTCCGTCAAAAGCCTATGAGCGAGGCACAATTTTATACTTATGTAAAAAATATCGGCGGACTTTATGCAGATATAGCATCTGAACTTGAACTACTTAAGGGTTCCGGTGCTCCTTTGTATGTGCAAAAACACAATGGAGAATCATATTTTAGTCTAAGCACACAACACCAAGAATGGCAAAAAGGCAATTTAGTTTTTGTAGATATTGAAACTAATGGGGCTAAACCTCAACAATGTCAAATTATTGAGATTGGTGCGCTTAAAGTAAAAGGTGGGGAGATTATAGATAAATTTGAAAGCTATGTTTATGCTGATGAAGTGCCAGAGAATATTACGCAGCTTACAGGTATTTGCCAAGCAGATATTGCTTATGCACCTTCAATTAAAGAAGTTTTAGGAGAATTTAGGGCATTTTTAGGCACAGATGTATTTGTGGCTCATAATGTAAATTTTGATTATGGCTTTGTAGATTATCACTTACGTCAGTGTGGTTTGTTTGGGCTACTTAATCCTAAGCTTTGCACGATTGAGCTTGCCAAAAAAACGATTCTTTCTCCTCGTTATGCTCTTGGGTTTTTAAATGAATTTTTAGGCATACGCACAGCAGTTACTCATCGCGCTTATGCTGATGCACTCACAAGCTTTAGAGTTTTTGAAATTGCTTCAATGATGTTTCCGCCTTTTGTTAAAAGTATGCAAGATTTGATTGATTTTTCAAAAGGGCGACTAAAGTTAGATTATACTACACCTTTTATATACCAAAATAAGCACTAA
- a CDS encoding M48 family metallopeptidase, which yields MLHTLIIFVGLFICAYALPSIILAILQIRHIKAELQKPAILLESEDYHQAGEYAIASLRLDIINRVLEIITFILWVSFGFSLLQKQLDIFMPHSLNPIWQSVALVLSFMLISSIIELPLSIYKTFGLDKKFGFSKQTPKLFIIDLYKHFLLSLIVGGLIVFLLIFIIEKVVLWWIVGFIVLLSVVILANFVYPTLIAPLFNKFTPLDDENLKARIESLLNTIGFKSNGIFVIDASRRDGRLNAYFGGLGKNKRVVLFDTLLDKISADGLIAILGHELGHFKHKDILKNIAIMACVLFVLFFIVGHLPPQLFDALSLAHNGAGILIVMLLISPMIAFWFMPLIGYFSREAEYAADEFGANLSSKHCLADALVCLVNENKSFPSSHPAYIFFYYTHPPLLQRLKALDYDM from the coding sequence TTGTTACATACTCTCATTATTTTTGTTGGCTTGTTTATCTGTGCTTATGCCTTGCCAAGTATTATTTTAGCTATTTTACAAATACGTCATATTAAAGCTGAATTACAAAAACCTGCCATTTTGTTAGAATCTGAGGATTACCACCAAGCAGGAGAGTATGCTATTGCTTCATTACGTCTTGATATAATAAATCGTGTCCTTGAAATTATTACTTTTATTCTATGGGTAAGTTTTGGCTTTAGCTTACTTCAAAAACAACTTGATATATTTATGCCACATTCTTTGAATCCTATATGGCAAAGTGTGGCTTTAGTGCTTAGTTTTATGCTTATAAGCAGTATCATTGAATTACCCTTATCTATTTATAAAACTTTTGGGCTTGATAAGAAATTTGGATTCTCCAAACAAACACCGAAACTTTTTATTATTGATTTATATAAACATTTTCTTTTGAGTTTAATTGTTGGTGGTTTGATTGTATTTTTGCTCATTTTTATCATTGAAAAAGTTGTATTATGGTGGATTGTGGGCTTTATCGTTCTGCTTAGTGTAGTTATTCTAGCTAATTTTGTTTATCCTACACTCATTGCTCCACTTTTTAATAAATTCACTCCCCTTGATGATGAAAACCTCAAAGCTCGCATAGAATCCTTACTCAACACCATAGGTTTTAAAAGTAATGGTATTTTTGTTATTGACGCTTCTCGGCGCGATGGACGACTTAATGCTTATTTTGGTGGACTTGGCAAAAATAAAAGAGTGGTGCTTTTTGATACTTTGCTTGATAAAATTAGTGCTGATGGCTTAATTGCGATTTTAGGACACGAACTCGGGCATTTCAAACACAAAGACATACTTAAAAACATTGCAATTATGGCGTGTGTGCTTTTTGTGCTCTTTTTTATTGTAGGACATTTACCTCCACAACTCTTTGACGCACTGAGTTTGGCACATAATGGTGCAGGGATACTTATCGTAATGCTCCTTATTTCACCTATGATTGCTTTTTGGTTTATGCCTTTAATTGGTTATTTTAGTCGTGAGGCAGAATACGCAGCTGATGAATTTGGAGCGAATCTTTCAAGCAAACATTGCCTTGCTGATGCTCTAGTATGTCTTGTGAATGAAAATAAAAGCTTTCCAAGCTCTCACCCTGCTTATATTTTCTTCTACTATACTCACCCACCACTACTGCAACGACTTAAAGCATTAGATTATGATATGTAG
- the recJ gene encoding single-stranded-DNA-specific exonuclease RecJ: protein MRQIDKDTLLQMLLERDLEQGIATLRDLPKPDSLTHALTGAQKVVECMNKGQEILVVGDYDADGICASALMCRFFERLGYEKFRLVIPHRFIDGYGVSAALLEKYANNASIVVSVDNGINAFCAGDWCKEHNIVFIITDHHTPANTLPQADVIIDPYMADCSFIQKSICGAVVAWYFCAAIKQILGASIDMGEFLEYLALASIADIMPLVGINRILVKKGIERLRNSSSPLALLIRSKLKTINAENLAFSIVPLLNCAGRMANANLALDFLLAPSVVDALRIYDKLFELNVQRKSVQSEILSLAQMPNIESEHIIVSYGEDWHEGVLGIVASSLAQEKGKSAFVLSYSNGILKGSGRSFGGLNLIASITPLSKHLLRFGGHSGAVGISLELEQLEGFINALESALIFDDIKENAILGVIESASINEELLAICERFEPFGEGNPKPIFLCENLQIQSLKPLGRDKKHLSYILNDKSNGVLLEAIEFFVPQMREIGQSGNVQFELMRDDYNNKVKMKILQFDVS, encoded by the coding sequence ATGCGTCAGATTGATAAAGATACCCTTTTACAGATGCTCTTAGAGCGTGATTTAGAGCAAGGTATAGCGACCTTACGTGATTTGCCCAAGCCTGATTCACTTACACACGCACTTACAGGCGCACAAAAAGTGGTAGAATGTATGAATAAAGGGCAAGAGATTCTTGTGGTAGGGGATTATGATGCTGATGGAATATGTGCAAGTGCGCTAATGTGCCGATTTTTTGAGCGTTTAGGTTATGAAAAATTTAGGCTTGTTATTCCTCATCGTTTTATTGATGGCTATGGAGTGAGTGCTGCACTTTTGGAAAAATACGCAAATAATGCTTCTATTGTGGTAAGTGTAGATAATGGTATAAACGCATTTTGTGCAGGAGATTGGTGCAAAGAGCACAATATTGTATTTATCATTACAGACCATCATACACCCGCAAATACATTGCCTCAAGCTGATGTGATTATTGACCCTTATATGGCTGATTGCAGCTTTATACAAAAATCAATTTGTGGAGCAGTGGTAGCGTGGTATTTTTGCGCTGCGATAAAACAGATTCTTGGCGCCTCAATAGATATGGGCGAATTTTTAGAATATCTTGCTTTGGCAAGTATTGCAGATATTATGCCGCTTGTGGGGATTAATCGCATACTTGTAAAAAAAGGCATAGAGCGACTTCGCAACTCTTCAAGCCCTCTTGCTTTGTTGATACGCTCTAAGCTTAAAACTATCAATGCAGAGAATCTTGCATTTTCCATTGTGCCATTGCTTAATTGTGCTGGGCGTATGGCAAATGCAAATTTAGCTTTGGATTTTTTGCTTGCTCCAAGTGTTGTAGATGCACTTAGAATCTATGATAAACTCTTTGAACTCAATGTTCAGCGCAAAAGTGTGCAGAGTGAGATTCTATCTCTTGCACAAATGCCAAATATAGAATCTGAACATATTATTGTGAGTTATGGAGAGGATTGGCACGAAGGCGTTCTTGGTATTGTTGCTTCTTCACTTGCTCAAGAAAAAGGTAAGAGCGCATTTGTATTGAGTTATAGCAATGGCATACTTAAGGGGAGTGGGCGCAGTTTTGGAGGGCTTAATCTTATTGCAAGTATCACGCCTTTAAGTAAGCATCTTTTGCGTTTTGGTGGGCATAGTGGCGCAGTGGGGATAAGTTTAGAGTTAGAACAATTAGAGGGATTCATAAATGCTTTAGAATCTGCTCTCATATTTGATGATATAAAAGAAAATGCAATACTTGGTGTGATTGAGAGTGCGAGTATTAATGAGGAGCTTTTGGCGATTTGTGAGCGCTTTGAACCTTTTGGCGAGGGAAATCCAAAGCCTATATTTTTGTGTGAGAATCTTCAAATCCAATCTCTTAAGCCTCTTGGCAGAGATAAAAAGCATTTGAGCTACATATTGAACGATAAAAGCAATGGCGTGTTGCTTGAAGCCATAGAGTTTTTTGTGCCACAAATGCGTGAAATAGGACAAAGCGGTAATGTGCAATTTGAACTTATGCGCGATGATTATAACAATAAAGTCAAAATGAAAATTTTGCAATTTGATGTTTCGTAA
- a CDS encoding class 1 fructose-bisphosphatase produces MSIIIDSLRESALHIDSLLKDTSTSYLQSINASGDMQLEIDVRVDKFLSEKLLNLPCVKAICSEEQEEIMYSENKNAPYIIAYDPLDGSSLIDSNLSIGTIFGIYNEELSAKHLIASGYIIYGPRLEMVVAQEQALHYRYNGNMWRNLGALALNTKGKINAPGGTQKHWENKHKAMIESLFAQGYRLRYSGGMVPDLHQILIKGGGLFSYPATSDAPNGKLRKLFEVFPFAFVYEKAGGFATNGTYRILELEVAHLHDSTPCFFGSQSEMNLVKEVYE; encoded by the coding sequence ATAAGCATCATTATTGATTCTTTAAGAGAATCTGCCCTACATATTGATAGTCTTTTAAAAGACACTTCCACAAGCTATCTGCAAAGCATTAATGCAAGTGGCGATATGCAACTTGAAATTGATGTAAGGGTTGATAAATTTTTAAGCGAAAAATTACTTAATCTACCTTGTGTAAAGGCTATCTGTAGTGAAGAGCAAGAAGAAATAATGTATTCAGAAAATAAAAATGCACCCTATATTATTGCTTATGACCCTCTTGATGGCTCTTCGCTCATTGATAGTAACCTAAGTATTGGCACAATTTTTGGCATCTATAACGAAGAGTTAAGTGCAAAACATCTTATTGCTAGTGGATATATTATTTATGGACCGCGTCTTGAAATGGTAGTGGCTCAAGAGCAAGCTCTGCATTATCGCTATAATGGCAATATGTGGCGCAATCTTGGTGCATTAGCTCTTAATACAAAAGGTAAAATTAACGCGCCCGGTGGCACACAAAAGCATTGGGAAAACAAACACAAAGCAATGATAGAATCCCTTTTTGCACAGGGGTATCGTTTGCGCTATTCTGGAGGTATGGTGCCAGATTTGCATCAGATTCTTATTAAAGGTGGGGGGCTTTTTAGTTATCCTGCCACGAGTGATGCTCCTAATGGCAAACTTCGCAAACTTTTTGAAGTATTTCCCTTTGCATTTGTGTATGAAAAAGCTGGAGGATTTGCTACAAATGGCACTTATAGAATTTTAGAGCTTGAAGTTGCTCACCTACACGATAGCACACCTTGTTTTTTTGGTAGCCAAAGTGAAATGAACCTTGTAAAGGAAGTCTATGAGTGA
- a CDS encoding RDD family protein, which yields MGTPKRWRKIKSAQKTTPLAHSVKKSQWINIYNFSLKKQLQLMHASERLKAFITDMFMINMPLLYLTTYVFLDGKEAFTHNQSVIFACGIGYGFITSLFLALSSQTPGFRYMHLQLVRSESNSNKSTQNIAYCKVGFLRAFARYVLWVIGTSFLFGILIGILRRDGRCLHDVLCKTQVISQDDESITHQTLS from the coding sequence ATGGGAACGCCTAAACGTTGGCGGAAAATAAAATCCGCACAAAAGACAACCCCCTTAGCACATAGCGTAAAAAAATCTCAATGGATAAATATATATAACTTCTCACTCAAAAAGCAATTACAGCTAATGCACGCGAGTGAGCGGTTAAAAGCATTTATCACTGATATGTTTATGATTAATATGCCTCTTTTGTATCTTACCACTTATGTTTTTTTAGATGGCAAAGAGGCTTTTACGCACAATCAAAGTGTTATTTTTGCCTGTGGCATAGGCTATGGATTTATTACTTCACTTTTTTTAGCACTCTCTAGCCAAACACCCGGTTTCCGATATATGCACCTTCAACTTGTGCGAAGCGAATCTAACTCAAATAAATCCACGCAAAACATTGCTTATTGCAAAGTAGGCTTTTTGAGGGCATTTGCGCGTTATGTATTATGGGTAATTGGCACAAGCTTTTTATTTGGAATCCTCATCGGAATATTGCGCCGTGATGGTAGATGTCTGCACGATGTGCTGTGCAAAACACAAGTAATAAGCCAAGATGATGAGTCTATTACTCATCAAACACTCTCTTAA
- the pyrG gene encoding glutamine hydrolyzing CTP synthase translates to MAVKYIFVTGGVLSSLGKGITSSSIATLLQQSGYSVSILKIDPYINVDPGTMSPLEHGEVFVTCDGAETDLDIGHYERFLNKDFHKKNNFTTGQIYMSVIENERKGKYLGKTIQIVPHIVDEIKSRIKFAGEGSDFLVVELGGTVGDIEGMPYLEAMRQMKHELGGKQVISIHITLIPLMRAAGELKTKPTQHSVQELRRIGISPQILVARCEKNLDKELKRKLALSCDVDNDSVIVAQDTQSIYKCPLNFLEEGILTPIARHLELGELKPKMDNWDMLVKKIIAPKSNITIGFVGKYLSLKESYKSLIESLIHAGANTDTRVNIKWIDSEILVDNLALLYDVDSLLIPGGFGERGIEGKLEAIKYARIQQIPLLGICLGMQLSLIEFARNVLGMSEANSIEFDPQTKEPVIYLIENFIDSQGGVQLRTHTSPMGGTMRLGEYECHIKKGTKLYEAYGKQTLIKERHRHRYEANPHYRALFEKNGMIVSGESNGLIESIELANHPWFVGVQFHPEFTSRLQNPNPVILAFVKETLAHKKT, encoded by the coding sequence ATGGCAGTAAAATATATTTTTGTAACAGGAGGTGTCTTAAGTTCCCTTGGTAAGGGTATTACTTCTTCTTCCATCGCAACTTTACTTCAACAGAGCGGATATAGTGTATCAATTTTAAAAATTGACCCTTATATTAATGTTGATCCGGGCACGATGAGTCCATTAGAACACGGAGAAGTTTTTGTAACCTGTGATGGAGCAGAAACAGATTTGGATATAGGGCATTATGAGCGGTTTTTGAATAAAGATTTCCATAAAAAAAATAATTTTACCACAGGACAAATTTATATGTCTGTGATTGAAAATGAGCGCAAGGGTAAATATTTAGGCAAAACCATTCAGATTGTGCCGCATATTGTTGATGAAATTAAATCTCGTATCAAGTTTGCAGGAGAGGGAAGTGATTTTCTTGTTGTAGAACTTGGTGGAACAGTTGGTGATATAGAGGGTATGCCTTATCTTGAAGCTATGCGACAGATGAAGCACGAGCTAGGAGGCAAACAAGTTATTTCTATTCATATTACGCTTATTCCTCTTATGCGTGCAGCAGGAGAGCTAAAGACAAAGCCTACCCAACATTCCGTTCAAGAACTTAGACGCATTGGTATTTCTCCACAAATTCTTGTAGCGCGATGTGAGAAAAATCTTGACAAAGAGTTAAAGCGCAAACTTGCTTTGAGTTGTGATGTTGATAATGATAGTGTGATAGTGGCTCAAGATACGCAGAGTATTTATAAATGTCCTCTTAATTTCTTAGAAGAAGGCATACTTACTCCTATTGCAAGGCATTTGGAGTTGGGCGAATTAAAACCCAAAATGGATAATTGGGATATGCTTGTAAAAAAAATCATTGCACCCAAATCAAACATAACCATTGGTTTTGTCGGCAAATATTTAAGCCTCAAAGAATCTTACAAGTCTTTAATAGAATCTCTTATACACGCAGGAGCAAACACCGACACACGTGTAAATATCAAATGGATTGATAGTGAGATTTTAGTAGATAATCTTGCGCTTTTATATGATGTAGATTCTCTTCTTATACCGGGAGGATTTGGCGAGCGGGGCATTGAAGGTAAATTAGAGGCAATAAAATATGCGCGTATCCAGCAGATTCCATTACTTGGTATTTGTTTAGGTATGCAGCTCTCACTCATTGAATTTGCGCGCAATGTATTAGGAATGAGCGAAGCAAACTCTATTGAATTTGATCCACAAACAAAAGAGCCTGTGATATATTTAATTGAAAATTTTATCGATTCGCAAGGTGGGGTGCAATTACGCACGCATACTTCACCTATGGGTGGAACAATGCGTTTGGGTGAGTATGAATGCCATATCAAAAAAGGCACAAAGCTTTATGAGGCTTATGGCAAACAGACACTTATTAAAGAGCGTCATCGTCATAGATACGAGGCAAATCCTCACTATCGCGCACTTTTTGAAAAAAATGGTATGATTGTAAGTGGAGAGAGCAATGGACTTATAGAATCTATTGAGCTTGCAAATCACCCGTGGTTTGTTGGAGTGCAGTTTCACCCTGAATTTACTTCGCGATTGCAAAACCCTAATCCTGTCATTTTGGCTTTTGTGAAAGAAACTTTAGCACATAAAAAGACATAA
- the rpe gene encoding ribulose-phosphate 3-epimerase produces the protein MNKDILVAPSMLSADFAKLGQEVEDICKAGCDFVHIDVMDGHFVPNLTMGPMIVQSIAKSSSKPLDIHLMVKNVPFFVDLFLPLKPAFMSVHIEEVQHLHRLIWYIKESGVKAGVVLNPHTNEQSLEYILPDIDLVLLMSVNPGFGGQSFIPHSVKKLQNLKKMRDRLNPSCLLEIDGGVSDKNIDILKNAGIDIVVAGSFIFGSTDYAQAISALR, from the coding sequence ATGAACAAAGATATATTAGTAGCCCCAAGTATGCTTTCTGCAGACTTTGCAAAATTAGGGCAAGAGGTGGAAGATATATGTAAAGCAGGGTGTGATTTTGTGCATATTGATGTAATGGACGGACATTTTGTGCCAAATCTCACAATGGGTCCTATGATTGTGCAAAGCATAGCCAAGAGTTCAAGCAAACCTTTAGATATTCATCTTATGGTAAAAAATGTTCCCTTTTTTGTGGATTTATTTTTGCCTTTAAAACCTGCATTTATGAGTGTGCATATTGAGGAAGTGCAACATTTGCATCGCCTCATTTGGTATATTAAAGAATCCGGCGTAAAAGCAGGTGTAGTGCTTAATCCTCACACTAACGAGCAAAGCTTAGAGTATATTTTGCCTGATATTGATTTGGTATTGCTTATGAGTGTAAATCCGGGTTTTGGAGGGCAGAGTTTTATCCCCCATAGTGTCAAAAAATTACAGAATCTTAAAAAAATGCGTGATAGACTCAATCCTTCTTGTTTGCTTGAGATTGACGGAGGAGTGAGTGATAAAAATATTGACATACTCAAAAATGCAGGAATTGATATAGTTGTAGCTGGGAGTTTTATTTTTGGCTCAACTGATTATGCTCAAGCTATTAGCGCACTTAGATAG
- the prmC gene encoding peptide chain release factor N(5)-glutamine methyltransferase has product MICSIDELLEDSISRLSQSDVTFELKPRYESEILLSFLLGVPRTYLHTHSAQNIESTLAQRFYTLINERAKGKPIEYITRQASFYERSFYVDERVLIPRPETEILIDKANEIIKGEKVNFIAEVGVGSGIITTTLAIMHPQCYFFATDISEQALEVSKLNIATYAPNANITLQCCSLLPAHINPQLIISNPPYIKDDYPISAPLHYEPKIALFGGKDGLGILKSLINECATRKVWLLCEIGYDQKDALEHILLQSRAKNITFYKDLSGWDRGFSAYFGI; this is encoded by the coding sequence ATGATATGTAGTATTGACGAGCTTTTAGAAGATTCTATTTCCCGTCTTTCTCAATCTGATGTTACCTTTGAACTTAAGCCTAGATACGAATCCGAAATCCTCCTTTCATTTCTACTAGGTGTCCCACGCACCTATCTTCACACTCATAGTGCGCAAAATATAGAATCTACTCTTGCGCAAAGATTCTATACACTTATAAATGAACGTGCAAAGGGCAAGCCTATTGAATATATTACACGCCAAGCAAGTTTTTATGAGAGAAGTTTTTATGTTGATGAGCGCGTATTAATTCCGCGTCCGGAAACCGAAATACTCATTGATAAAGCAAATGAGATAATTAAAGGGGAAAAAGTAAATTTTATAGCAGAGGTAGGGGTAGGTTCAGGCATTATCACTACTACACTTGCCATTATGCACCCACAATGTTACTTCTTTGCCACAGATATAAGTGAGCAAGCCCTTGAGGTGAGCAAACTTAATATTGCCACTTATGCACCAAATGCAAATATTACACTACAATGCTGCTCCCTGCTTCCCGCGCATATAAACCCACAACTTATCATCTCAAATCCTCCTTATATTAAAGATGATTATCCTATAAGCGCACCGCTGCACTATGAGCCCAAAATTGCACTTTTTGGCGGAAAAGATGGGTTGGGGATATTAAAATCACTCATTAACGAATGCGCTACTCGTAAAGTATGGCTACTATGCGAAATAGGCTATGACCAAAAAGATGCACTTGAACACATACTTTTACAATCTCGTGCAAAAAATATAACATTCTATAAAGATTTAAGTGGCTGGGACAGGGGATTTAGTGCTTATTTTGGTATATAA
- the purB gene encoding adenylosuccinate lyase produces the protein MIERYAREEMKKLWDLNAKYSAWLEVEKALVRGWNKLGLIPDDDCDKICKNAKFDIARIDEIEAVTKHDLIAFTTSVAESLGEESRWVHYGITSSDCIDTAVALQMRDSLKIILEDIKQVREVIKKRAMEHKGTLMVGRSHGIHGEPITFGLVLAIWYDELGRHLKALESTLEVISVGQLSGAMGNLAHTPIELEEIVCKDLGLKPAPVSNQVIQRDRYARLMSDLALLASSCEKIAVEVRHLQRTEVYEAEEYFEKGQKGSSAMPHKRNPVLSENITGLCRMIRSFALPAMENVALWHERDISHSSVERFILPDSFITTDFMLVRLKGLLDKLVVYPKNMMKNLNLTGGLVFSQRILLELPKKGVSREDAYKIVQRNAMKVWQDLQEGKAVVNEKGESLYLQYLLADSELVGFIGEAAIKECFAYEYYTKNIDAIFKRVFDE, from the coding sequence ATGATAGAGCGATATGCACGCGAGGAAATGAAAAAACTATGGGATTTAAATGCTAAATATTCTGCGTGGCTAGAGGTGGAAAAGGCATTAGTGCGCGGGTGGAATAAGCTAGGGCTTATCCCTGATGATGATTGTGACAAAATATGCAAGAATGCAAAGTTTGATATTGCGCGCATTGATGAAATAGAGGCAGTTACAAAGCACGATTTAATTGCTTTTACTACAAGTGTGGCTGAAAGCTTAGGTGAGGAATCGCGCTGGGTGCATTATGGGATTACTTCAAGTGATTGTATTGATACGGCTGTGGCGCTGCAAATGCGAGATTCTCTAAAGATTATTTTAGAGGATATTAAGCAGGTGCGTGAAGTGATTAAAAAAAGGGCGATGGAACACAAAGGCACACTTATGGTAGGACGCTCTCACGGAATCCACGGCGAACCCATTACTTTTGGGCTCGTTTTGGCAATTTGGTATGATGAGCTAGGAAGGCATTTAAAGGCTTTGGAATCTACTTTGGAAGTCATCTCTGTGGGGCAGTTAAGCGGAGCAATGGGAAATCTCGCACATACACCTATTGAGCTAGAAGAAATTGTATGTAAAGATTTGGGGTTAAAACCCGCTCCTGTGAGCAATCAAGTCATTCAGCGTGATAGATATGCACGATTAATGAGTGATTTGGCACTTCTAGCTAGTAGTTGTGAAAAAATTGCTGTTGAGGTGCGGCATTTGCAGCGCACAGAAGTGTATGAAGCGGAGGAATATTTTGAAAAAGGGCAAAAAGGCAGTAGTGCAATGCCACACAAGCGCAATCCAGTGCTAAGTGAGAATATCACCGGACTTTGTAGAATGATTCGCTCTTTTGCTCTGCCAGCAATGGAAAATGTCGCCCTTTGGCACGAGCGAGACATTAGCCACTCAAGCGTAGAGCGTTTTATCCTGCCTGATAGTTTTATCACTACTGATTTTATGCTTGTGCGACTTAAGGGATTGCTTGATAAGCTTGTGGTGTATCCTAAAAATATGATGAAAAATCTTAATTTAACCGGTGGGCTTGTGTTTTCACAAAGAATCTTATTAGAGTTGCCTAAAAAGGGCGTTAGTCGTGAAGATGCGTATAAAATCGTGCAACGCAATGCGATGAAAGTATGGCAGGATTTACAAGAGGGTAAAGCAGTGGTGAATGAAAAAGGAGAGAGCTTGTATTTGCAGTATTTATTAGCAGATTCTGAACTAGTGGGGTTTATTGGTGAGGCGGCTATCAAGGAATGCTTTGCTTATGAGTATTATACAAAAAATATTGATGCGATTTTTAAGAGAGTGTTTGATGAGTAA